One Candidatus Sulfurimonas baltica DNA segment encodes these proteins:
- a CDS encoding mechanosensitive ion channel family protein gives MDFSKYTDIVTQYASEYSLKIVAALLIFFIGKIVVKKLTALLKHLMIKANIDKTFVEFLESVIYFVLMLVVVLAALNALGINTTSFLAIFGAAGLAIGLALKDSLSNIGAAVLIIIFRPFKVGDTIQAGGATGTVKDINLFSTIIEPIDKSIVIVPNSSIIGGNIINFSQREQRRVDHIFGIGYGDDLKLAKETLIEIINADERALKEPAPLVAVSELGESSVNFTFRVWVKTDDYWDVYFDMLEKVKLTFDEKGISIPYPQMDIHTDKI, from the coding sequence ATGGATTTTTCTAAATACACAGATATAGTTACTCAATACGCCAGTGAATACTCACTAAAAATTGTTGCTGCATTACTTATCTTTTTCATTGGTAAAATTGTTGTTAAAAAGTTAACCGCCCTACTAAAGCACCTTATGATAAAAGCAAATATAGACAAAACATTTGTTGAGTTTTTAGAGTCAGTTATATATTTTGTTTTGATGCTTGTAGTAGTTTTAGCGGCTTTAAATGCTCTAGGTATAAATACCACGTCTTTCCTCGCTATATTTGGTGCAGCCGGTTTAGCTATAGGTTTAGCCCTAAAAGACTCACTTTCAAACATAGGAGCTGCTGTATTAATTATAATATTCCGTCCTTTTAAAGTTGGAGACACCATTCAAGCAGGCGGAGCAACTGGTACAGTAAAGGATATAAACTTATTTTCAACAATCATTGAACCAATAGATAAAAGCATTGTTATAGTTCCTAACTCCTCTATTATTGGTGGAAATATTATAAACTTCTCGCAAAGAGAACAACGTCGAGTTGATCACATATTTGGAATCGGCTACGGCGATGATTTAAAACTTGCAAAAGAGACTCTGATAGAGATTATAAATGCCGATGAGAGAGCTTTAAAAGAGCCTGCACCACTTGTTGCTGTAAGTGAATTGGGTGAGAGCAGTGTAAACTTTACATTTCGTGTATGGGTTAAAACAGATGATTATTGGGATGTTTATTTTGACATGTTAGAAAAAGTAAAACTAACATTCGATGAAAAAGGAATCTCAATCCCTTATCCTCAGATGGATATTCATACAGATAAAATTTAA
- a CDS encoding MFS transporter: MSTLLATFYFFYFSIIGVYIIFMPKVLAMSGYSASEIGIIFAAGPLVRFLVPFAFIKGLKLTINMFKAALAVMFLSALSFYFSLDSFYKLLFSNIGLGVGLSLVLPYIELISLKHIGKERYGKIRLFGSVGFVLVALVLVKFLSSGNIALNYLLVLTFITTIIAFIIAKNAQAILDNTEAVQNDIDILADWKLWAGLTLMQVSFGSFYNFFTIYETDYGVSLDMTIYLWSFGVVAEIFMLFFQGKLLRNNLLLILQITTFVTSIRWFLLFLFPQNLMVLFFAQGMHALSFALFHSAAISYLYYLYKHKSLAQQFFSGITYGAGAFMGALIAGYVYEWYPKYLFFSATLIALMATLFLYLWGVNTKKSNLL, translated from the coding sequence ATGTCAACACTTTTAGCTACCTTTTACTTCTTCTATTTTTCAATTATAGGTGTTTATATAATTTTTATGCCAAAAGTGTTAGCTATGTCAGGATACTCTGCTAGTGAGATAGGTATTATCTTTGCGGCAGGACCATTGGTTCGTTTTTTAGTCCCTTTTGCTTTTATAAAAGGTCTGAAATTAACTATAAATATGTTTAAAGCCGCTCTTGCCGTAATGTTTTTAAGCGCACTCTCTTTTTACTTCTCTCTAGATAGCTTCTATAAGTTGCTATTTTCAAATATAGGATTAGGAGTAGGACTTAGTTTAGTACTTCCATATATAGAGTTGATATCACTAAAGCATATAGGCAAAGAGAGGTATGGGAAAATAAGGCTTTTTGGTTCAGTCGGTTTTGTTTTAGTGGCGTTAGTGTTAGTAAAGTTTTTAAGCTCCGGAAATATTGCACTTAACTATCTCTTAGTCTTAACTTTCATAACGACCATCATAGCTTTTATTATTGCAAAGAATGCTCAAGCAATACTTGATAATACAGAAGCTGTACAAAACGATATAGATATCCTAGCAGATTGGAAATTGTGGGCTGGACTTACCCTTATGCAGGTTAGTTTTGGCTCATTTTATAACTTCTTTACTATTTATGAGACAGATTATGGGGTCAGTTTGGATATGACCATATATCTTTGGAGCTTTGGTGTCGTAGCTGAGATATTTATGCTCTTTTTCCAAGGCAAACTTCTACGAAACAATCTTCTTCTAATACTTCAAATAACTACTTTTGTAACTTCCATTAGATGGTTTTTACTTTTTTTATTTCCTCAAAATTTAATGGTTCTTTTCTTTGCACAGGGAATGCACGCACTTAGTTTCGCACTGTTTCACTCAGCGGCAATTAGTTATCTTTACTATCTATATAAACATAAGTCTTTGGCTCAACAGTTTTTTTCAGGAATTACTTACGGTGCAGGGGCTTTTATGGGGGCTTTAATTGCCGGTTACGTCTATGAGTGGTATCCGAAGTATCTGTTTTTCAGTGCGACTCTAATCGCACTAATGGCAACTCTGTTTTTATATCTCTGGGGAGTGAATACAAAAAAATCAAATCTGCTATGA
- a CDS encoding metal ABC transporter substrate-binding protein, with the protein MYKLLLIILTPLALFAHMNIAVSYPYIGAITKSIGAEHIDTIVLANGNWDPHFIVPRPSLISKVRNADALIMNGAQLEIGWLPPLIKRAANPKTNVNAKTFLNLSNYVALINKPQSVNRSGGDLHPDGNPHFHLNPNNILVLAKTIKEFLSSIDIEHSDIYEKNYADFSQEWNKKLTLWNEKMADKKGTKIIQFHNVLAYFLEAYGLVNIGAIEPLPGIPPSSKHTLNLIKLIEDEKPYAIFHDVYHSTKTAQFISSKADIPLIVMPHDVGALESVEDLTSLFDYLTSAIK; encoded by the coding sequence ATGTATAAATTATTATTGATTATATTAACACCTCTTGCCCTTTTTGCTCATATGAACATAGCGGTCAGCTACCCTTATATAGGGGCAATTACAAAGAGCATTGGTGCTGAGCATATAGATACTATCGTTCTTGCCAATGGAAATTGGGATCCGCACTTTATAGTCCCCCGTCCATCTCTTATATCAAAAGTAAGAAATGCTGATGCACTTATTATGAATGGTGCTCAACTAGAAATCGGCTGGCTACCTCCACTTATAAAAAGAGCTGCCAACCCAAAAACAAATGTTAATGCTAAAACTTTTTTAAACTTATCAAATTATGTCGCATTGATAAACAAGCCACAAAGTGTAAACCGTTCGGGCGGAGATTTGCACCCAGACGGAAATCCCCACTTTCACCTCAACCCCAACAATATATTAGTATTGGCAAAAACTATTAAAGAGTTTTTGTCATCTATAGATATTGAGCATAGTGATATTTATGAAAAAAATTATGCCGATTTTTCACAAGAGTGGAATAAAAAACTCACTCTTTGGAATGAGAAGATGGCTGATAAAAAAGGGACGAAAATTATCCAATTTCATAATGTTCTAGCCTACTTTCTTGAAGCTTACGGACTAGTGAATATAGGAGCCATTGAGCCGCTTCCTGGGATACCACCATCATCAAAACACACTTTAAACTTAATTAAGCTTATCGAAGATGAGAAGCCGTATGCCATATTTCACGATGTTTACCACTCGACAAAAACGGCACAGTTTATATCATCTAAAGCAGATATACCGCTTATTGTAATGCCCCATGATGTTGGTGCCTTGGAGTCTGTGGAAGATTTGACATCACTGTTTGATTATCTTACAAGCGCTATAAAATGA
- a CDS encoding LapD/MoxY N-terminal periplasmic domain-containing protein, whose protein sequence is MTLFKQIALLLSLFLLTILTTVLILNFQSANKGVQDRLYEDAKNTATSLSLSLGSANGDLSMMSTMINANFDSGNYRNITLLDVDNIALYDRTIEGDITAIPEWFFNAIKIEAPIASANVSAGWSQVGILRVQSDATYAYKQLYAILIDLVISFCVIASLSLIIINLLIHAILRPLREVQKQASAVIRNEFIIQNTIPYTKEFKDVVLGMNNMVSKVKAMFDKGNEELKMHKELEYIDQNTSLKNRQYLIDRLPEYLKIDASSKGGINIIVALSGMIEANEKLGHQDVDKLFLKIADIFRSNSKIFKNSIVARINPTEFSLLLPDCTSEKGLGIAKDIYDNITNEIEESGLNKDETFVSLGLYAYNHTDTIAQLFSNSDNALAQAKFNKNNIHLVKTENINEVMGKEAWKKIINQALLKNRFNFVSWSVIDTRAKKLEHHVLSINLALDKSTSYSYAQFMAPAIQTGLSNNVYKNVVSMLFKTPDMILSHSTYSLRLPYEYLDMKETYEEIRELLKNKALPFKLIIEMPDKMVRKDSQHIKLYKDLFQKYGIEIGIFEFIGESDDYQYLQELRPVYIKAESSYFVNQSAQSLSALRLITDSISISLIAVGVMDMKTVDELEKKGIYIIQGLATEQIEI, encoded by the coding sequence ATGACACTCTTTAAACAGATAGCCTTACTGCTCTCACTCTTTTTACTCACTATTTTAACAACAGTTTTAATATTAAACTTTCAAAGTGCCAACAAGGGTGTTCAGGACAGGCTTTACGAAGATGCTAAAAATACTGCTACCTCACTTAGTCTTTCACTGGGAAGTGCCAACGGCGACCTATCTATGATGTCAACCATGATTAATGCAAACTTTGATAGTGGAAACTATCGCAATATAACCCTTCTTGATGTTGACAACATTGCCCTTTATGACAGAACTATCGAAGGTGATATAACAGCAATTCCCGAATGGTTTTTTAATGCTATAAAGATTGAAGCACCTATAGCATCTGCTAACGTTTCTGCTGGCTGGAGTCAAGTTGGAATACTTAGAGTACAGAGTGATGCTACATACGCTTACAAGCAACTATACGCAATCCTAATAGACCTCGTTATCTCTTTTTGTGTAATTGCCTCGCTTAGTCTAATTATTATAAATCTACTTATACATGCAATTTTAAGGCCTTTAAGAGAGGTACAAAAGCAAGCTTCTGCTGTTATACGCAATGAGTTTATTATACAAAATACAATTCCTTATACAAAAGAGTTCAAAGATGTTGTTCTTGGCATGAATAATATGGTCTCAAAAGTAAAAGCTATGTTTGATAAAGGCAACGAAGAGCTAAAAATGCATAAAGAGCTAGAATATATTGATCAAAACACTTCTCTTAAAAATCGCCAATATCTTATAGATAGACTCCCAGAGTATCTTAAGATTGATGCAAGCTCAAAAGGCGGCATAAATATTATAGTTGCTCTAAGTGGAATGATAGAAGCAAATGAAAAGCTAGGTCACCAAGATGTGGATAAGCTTTTTCTTAAAATAGCAGATATATTCAGAAGTAATTCCAAAATATTTAAAAACTCTATCGTCGCTAGAATTAATCCTACAGAGTTTTCTCTTTTGTTGCCTGATTGCACTAGCGAGAAAGGTTTAGGAATAGCAAAAGATATATATGACAATATTACAAACGAGATTGAAGAGAGTGGCTTAAATAAAGATGAAACATTTGTCTCTCTTGGGCTATACGCATATAATCATACAGATACTATTGCTCAACTATTTTCAAACTCTGACAATGCACTGGCCCAAGCAAAATTTAACAAAAACAACATTCATTTAGTAAAAACAGAAAATATAAATGAAGTTATGGGTAAAGAAGCGTGGAAGAAGATTATTAATCAAGCATTGCTTAAAAATAGGTTTAACTTTGTCTCTTGGTCCGTAATAGACACTAGAGCTAAAAAACTTGAACATCACGTTCTTAGTATAAACCTTGCATTGGATAAAAGTACCTCTTATAGTTACGCTCAATTTATGGCACCTGCGATACAAACAGGACTAAGTAACAATGTATATAAAAATGTTGTAAGTATGCTTTTTAAGACTCCAGATATGATTTTAAGTCACTCCACTTACTCGCTCAGACTACCGTATGAATATCTGGATATGAAAGAGACTTATGAGGAGATACGTGAACTTCTCAAGAATAAAGCGCTTCCTTTTAAATTAATCATTGAGATGCCAGACAAGATGGTTCGTAAAGATTCTCAGCATATAAAATTATATAAAGATTTATTCCAAAAATATGGTATTGAGATTGGTATATTCGAATTTATAGGAGAGAGTGATGACTATCAATATCTCCAAGAGTTAAGACCTGTATATATAAAAGCTGAGAGTAGCTATTTTGTAAACCAGAGTGCTCAATCACTCTCCGCTCTTAGGCTTATTACAGACAGTATAAGTATCTCTCTTATAGCTGTTGGCGTTATGGATATGAAGACTGTTGATGAGCTTGAGAAGAAAGGCATATATATAATTCAAGGGTTGGCGACAGAGCAAATCGAGATTTAA
- a CDS encoding sensor histidine kinase encodes MARQIKKIEAGQTPHEAYEEDIAEGNNAREALLFSLNTLFNQVSDRNRELLKSNLMLEEIVLERTKELQEANDKKDILLFQQSKMASMGEMIGNITHQWRQPISIISMWANNIIVDIDLKDIENKQLREYAVNINDQTQYLSHTIDDFRNFYIPNKNKSTFTLKSCVDKTMSLMKDLFKTHNIELIENIEYVEVTALENELTQAILNILKNAKDALLTLSHQNRKLIFIDIYKKNDRAFIEIKDNGGGIPERIIDKVFESYFTTKAKSHGTGIGLHMTGSIINKHLNGEISASNSEYKYEGVTYKGALFSINFPIESA; translated from the coding sequence ATGGCAAGGCAGATTAAAAAAATTGAAGCTGGACAAACTCCACATGAAGCATATGAAGAGGATATAGCAGAGGGGAATAATGCCAGAGAAGCACTACTGTTTTCATTGAATACTTTGTTTAACCAGGTTTCTGACAGAAACAGAGAGCTGTTAAAATCAAACTTGATGTTGGAAGAAATAGTTTTAGAGCGTACAAAAGAGCTACAAGAGGCTAATGATAAAAAAGATATTTTACTTTTCCAACAATCAAAGATGGCTTCAATGGGAGAAATGATAGGGAATATCACCCACCAGTGGAGACAGCCTATATCAATTATATCCATGTGGGCAAACAACATAATAGTAGATATAGATTTGAAAGATATTGAAAATAAGCAATTAAGAGAATATGCTGTAAATATCAACGACCAGACACAATATTTATCTCATACAATAGATGATTTTAGAAACTTTTACATCCCAAACAAAAACAAATCAACCTTCACGTTAAAAAGCTGCGTTGATAAGACAATGTCTCTTATGAAAGATTTATTTAAAACACACAATATAGAACTCATAGAAAATATAGAATATGTAGAAGTAACAGCTTTGGAGAATGAACTGACTCAAGCTATACTTAATATTTTAAAAAATGCTAAAGATGCTCTACTCACACTTTCTCATCAGAATAGAAAACTGATTTTTATAGATATTTACAAAAAAAATGATAGAGCTTTTATAGAGATAAAAGATAATGGTGGCGGAATTCCTGAGCGCATAATAGACAAAGTGTTTGAATCATATTTTACAACTAAAGCTAAGTCGCACGGAACAGGAATTGGTTTGCACATGACAGGGTCTATAATCAATAAACATCTCAACGGGGAAATATCTGCTTCAAACTCAGAGTATAAGTATGAAGGTGTTACATATAAGGGCGCTTTGTTTAGTATAAATTTTCCAATTGAATCTGCTTAA
- a CDS encoding DUF481 domain-containing protein, protein MKLLLLITIFTTQYLFAIVSIAPVEIGNKAGFSTNIEIGLETKRGNTEKDNYKASARLSYDNNTSCVAWAEISGEYGKSNNVKDTNKAFSHFRYIHSLTTDENLRYELFAQFENDDFKRINSRILGGAGLRYRVFNSAQNGKGFFGLGLFNEDIRYTNPQIDPSENNIRLNSYLAYSVGFSTNSTFSCSLYYQPKLNDFSDYIQTNKLELKINLFKELFLKFNTTWDTDTNPPVGVKKSDFTQTTTFVFNF, encoded by the coding sequence ATGAAACTACTCTTACTAATCACTATTTTTACAACACAATATCTATTCGCGATAGTCTCAATTGCTCCCGTTGAAATTGGCAATAAAGCTGGTTTTTCCACAAATATTGAGATAGGTCTTGAAACAAAACGTGGCAATACAGAAAAGGACAACTATAAAGCCTCTGCAAGGCTCTCTTATGACAACAACACTAGCTGTGTAGCGTGGGCAGAGATATCTGGAGAGTATGGAAAATCTAACAATGTAAAAGATACAAATAAAGCTTTTTCCCACTTTAGATATATACACTCATTAACAACAGATGAAAATTTAAGATATGAACTCTTTGCTCAATTCGAAAATGATGATTTCAAGCGAATTAACAGCAGAATATTAGGTGGGGCCGGACTAAGATACAGAGTGTTTAACAGTGCTCAAAACGGCAAAGGTTTTTTTGGGCTTGGTCTCTTCAATGAAGATATAAGATATACCAATCCACAAATAGATCCATCAGAAAACAATATAAGATTAAATTCATATCTTGCTTACAGTGTTGGCTTCTCTACGAATTCAACATTTTCGTGTTCATTATACTACCAGCCTAAACTCAATGACTTTAGCGACTACATACAAACAAATAAGTTAGAGCTAAAAATAAATCTCTTCAAAGAGCTATTTTTAAAATTCAACACTACATGGGATACGGACACCAACCCTCCCGTAGGTGTTAAAAAGTCTGATTTTACGCAGACAACAACATTCGTCTTTAATTTCTAA
- a CDS encoding B12-binding domain-containing radical SAM protein, which produces MKKIILTTLNSRFTHTSIALRYLYANLKELQGNTAILEFSINDAMQTVAEKILIHTPDIIGIGVYIWNVTQVNELIHIIKKVSPDTKIVLGGPEVSHEPFRVSMDLADFIIQGEADLAFYELCRDILKDKTFSNRVIKAAMPSLKNLELPYKFYTDDDIKNRYIYVEASRGCPFECEFCLSSMDEKVRAFNLDELLKEFELLWQRGARNFKFIDRTFNLNMKTANRLLDFFLSKEDKAPYFAHFEVIPDHFPDSIKEKISQFPHGALQLEIGIQTLNLEIANNISRPLKLDKIKENIKFLENETDAHIHLDLIVGLPGESLESFGKNLDELVSLSSCEIQIGILKKLSGTFINRHDIEHKMVYSDIPPYDILKNSELSFNDIQIMKRFSRFWDLTYNSGNFKESVKLIWQDKSVYENFYTFNMWIYKQTDSTHNISLTRLGELLFMYLCKVKGMKNEKVAHIMLGDMMKLKGRAIPSYLKAYSNNFVTQSKDGTSGFNKRQQ; this is translated from the coding sequence ATGAAAAAAATCATCCTCACAACACTCAACTCAAGATTTACTCACACGTCAATAGCTTTAAGATACTTATATGCAAATCTTAAAGAACTGCAGGGAAACACTGCCATATTGGAGTTTAGCATAAATGACGCTATGCAAACTGTCGCTGAAAAAATACTTATCCATACCCCGGATATTATAGGTATAGGTGTTTATATCTGGAATGTTACACAAGTAAATGAACTTATACATATCATTAAAAAAGTCTCCCCTGATACAAAAATAGTGCTAGGTGGTCCCGAAGTTTCACATGAGCCATTTCGTGTAAGTATGGATTTGGCAGACTTTATCATTCAAGGAGAGGCTGATTTAGCATTTTATGAGCTTTGCAGAGATATCTTAAAAGATAAAACTTTCTCAAATAGAGTTATAAAAGCTGCAATGCCATCTCTTAAAAACTTAGAACTTCCATATAAATTTTACACAGATGACGATATTAAAAATCGCTATATTTATGTAGAAGCTTCAAGAGGTTGCCCTTTTGAGTGTGAATTTTGCCTCTCATCTATGGATGAAAAAGTAAGAGCTTTTAATTTAGATGAACTTCTAAAGGAGTTCGAACTACTTTGGCAAAGAGGAGCACGCAATTTTAAGTTCATTGATAGAACTTTTAATCTAAATATGAAAACTGCAAACAGGCTTTTGGATTTCTTTTTATCAAAAGAGGATAAAGCTCCTTACTTTGCTCACTTTGAAGTTATTCCTGATCATTTTCCAGACTCAATAAAAGAAAAAATATCGCAATTTCCACATGGCGCACTGCAACTAGAGATAGGTATACAAACACTCAACCTTGAGATTGCAAACAATATTTCAAGACCACTGAAACTGGATAAGATTAAAGAAAATATAAAATTTTTAGAGAATGAAACAGATGCGCATATCCATCTCGACCTTATAGTTGGACTTCCTGGGGAATCCCTAGAGAGCTTTGGTAAAAATTTAGATGAACTGGTAAGCTTAAGTAGTTGTGAGATACAAATAGGGATACTTAAAAAACTATCTGGAACCTTTATAAACAGACATGATATCGAGCATAAAATGGTGTACAGCGACATTCCTCCATATGATATTTTGAAAAATAGTGAGCTGAGCTTCAATGATATTCAAATTATGAAAAGATTTTCAAGATTTTGGGATTTGACTTATAACAGCGGAAATTTCAAAGAGAGTGTTAAACTAATCTGGCAAGATAAAAGTGTTTATGAGAATTTTTATACCTTTAACATGTGGATATATAAGCAGACTGACTCTACCCACAATATTTCATTAACAAGGCTAGGGGAGCTCCTTTTTATGTATCTGTGTAAAGTCAAGGGAATGAAAAATGAGAAAGTTGCCCATATAATGCTTGGAGATATGATGAAACTAAAAGGCAGAGCAATCCCAAGCTATCTAAAAGCATACTCAAATAACTTTGTAACACAATCAAAAGATGGCACATCTGGTTTCAATAAGAGACAGCAATAA
- a CDS encoding metal ABC transporter permease: MIDIFLVPIALVVVLVMLHAWFGVGILKRGIIFTDLAIAQFAALGSAISLGYFHEEYFYILTLSFALLSAFLIAIASQREIKLEAFIGLLYVLGASGIMMVLSHSAEGMEHFKSLLASDILFTSPNDLYKSAIIYAFIALALWKILPKTKGFVRELLFFSLLALTVTSSVQLAGVLVVFVLLIAPAFVAISLELKKPLLYSFFFGWFFSIVAIIASYYFDLPTGYSIVFLGALLSSTIVLFSSKKNSAQN, translated from the coding sequence ATGATAGATATTTTTTTAGTCCCAATAGCACTTGTTGTTGTGTTGGTTATGCTTCATGCATGGTTTGGTGTCGGAATTTTAAAAAGAGGAATAATCTTTACAGATTTAGCAATAGCACAATTCGCAGCACTTGGTTCTGCCATAAGTTTGGGCTATTTTCACGAAGAGTATTTTTACATTCTTACTTTGTCCTTTGCACTGCTCAGTGCTTTTTTAATAGCTATCGCATCTCAAAGAGAGATAAAGCTAGAGGCTTTTATAGGTCTTTTATATGTCTTGGGAGCGAGTGGAATTATGATGGTTCTTTCACACTCTGCTGAGGGTATGGAGCATTTTAAATCTTTACTAGCAAGCGATATACTCTTTACTTCTCCTAACGATTTATACAAAAGTGCCATTATATACGCTTTTATCGCCTTAGCATTATGGAAAATATTGCCTAAAACAAAAGGCTTTGTTAGGGAGTTGCTGTTTTTCTCCCTGCTGGCTCTAACTGTTACATCATCAGTACAGCTAGCTGGCGTATTAGTAGTGTTTGTCCTTTTAATTGCCCCAGCATTTGTTGCGATATCTCTCGAGCTTAAAAAACCACTCCTTTACAGTTTCTTTTTTGGATGGTTTTTTAGCATAGTTGCCATTATAGCCTCATACTATTTTGATTTACCAACTGGATACAGCATAGTTTTCTTAGGTGCACTTCTCAGCTCAACTATAGTTTTATTTAGCTCGAAGAAAAACTCAGCACAAAACTAG
- a CDS encoding DUF309 domain-containing protein: MTTISHKELLKKFIQQLDEEKFYDAHESLEAIWFPRRFEESDEVKLLKGFINAAVCFELIKKGRLSSSEKVWETYLKYKPLLHVVDSKYTKEYHTIALHVEKIKESYI; this comes from the coding sequence ATGACAACCATAAGCCACAAAGAACTTTTAAAAAAATTTATACAACAACTTGATGAAGAGAAATTTTATGATGCCCATGAAAGTTTAGAAGCTATATGGTTTCCCCGAAGATTTGAAGAGAGTGATGAAGTAAAACTTTTAAAAGGTTTTATAAATGCTGCGGTTTGTTTTGAACTTATAAAAAAAGGTAGGCTAAGCTCAAGTGAAAAGGTTTGGGAAACTTACTTGAAGTACAAACCACTCTTACATGTAGTAGACTCCAAGTATACAAAAGAGTACCACACCATTGCTCTACATGTAGAAAAAATAAAAGAAAGTTACATCTAA
- a CDS encoding (2Fe-2S)-binding protein, with protein sequence MLVCECNEVKYDAIKEAVKKHGDNLDAIMEETDAGTTCGCCLEKDCDKVDLPLPLAIKKALEELA encoded by the coding sequence ATGTTAGTATGCGAATGTAATGAAGTTAAATATGATGCTATTAAAGAGGCTGTTAAAAAACATGGTGATAACTTAGATGCTATTATGGAAGAGACTGACGCAGGAACCACGTGCGGATGTTGCCTTGAAAAAGATTGTGATAAAGTTGACTTACCTCTTCCTTTAGCCATTAAAAAAGCTTTAGAAGAACTAGCTTAA
- a CDS encoding transglutaminase-like cysteine peptidase produces MFKLRVLILLSLLLVNTTFSSEDYVEKPLLDEIAQKYKVFAKKRFFLLQETLNSVKDKSDLEKLEAVNKFFNDVRYSSDMKIYNMRDYWATPWEFLGKDMGDCEDYVISKYFALKYLGIDYKKLFFTYVRSTKFKEPHMVLTYFETPRSEPLILDNNNHKIFSASQRKDLTPIYNFNGDVLNQIGKDTKKSHKKWDQLKLNMKRKKI; encoded by the coding sequence ATGTTTAAACTAAGAGTTCTTATACTATTATCATTATTGCTCGTAAATACCACTTTTTCAAGTGAAGATTATGTAGAAAAACCTCTTTTAGATGAGATTGCCCAGAAGTATAAAGTGTTTGCAAAAAAAAGATTTTTTCTTCTTCAAGAAACTCTTAATTCTGTAAAAGATAAAAGTGATTTGGAAAAACTCGAAGCGGTGAACAAATTTTTTAATGATGTTAGATACTCTTCTGATATGAAAATCTATAACATGAGAGATTATTGGGCTACACCTTGGGAATTTTTAGGTAAAGATATGGGAGATTGCGAAGACTATGTAATAAGCAAATACTTTGCTCTCAAGTATTTAGGTATAGACTATAAAAAACTTTTTTTTACATATGTTCGTTCTACAAAATTTAAAGAACCTCATATGGTTTTAACATACTTTGAAACACCAAGAAGTGAACCGCTTATTTTAGACAACAACAATCATAAAATATTTTCAGCATCACAAAGAAAAGATTTAACCCCAATCTACAACTTCAATGGTGATGTACTTAATCAGATAGGCAAAGATACGAAAAAATCTCATAAAAAATGGGACCAACTAAAGCTCAACATGAAAAGGAAAAAAATATGA
- a CDS encoding bacteriohemerythrin, with protein sequence MESFHWDKYYLTDMKMIDEQHKKLVDIINEYGSLLSDDKLNTVSLERVFKELFDYTLYHFDEEEQLMRTMNVDERHISSHIKNHRYFLDEITRMHESLLTDSLAYQMSY encoded by the coding sequence ATGGAATCGTTTCACTGGGATAAGTACTATTTGACTGATATGAAAATGATTGACGAGCAACATAAAAAGCTTGTAGATATTATTAACGAGTATGGAAGTTTACTATCTGATGATAAGTTAAATACAGTAAGCCTTGAGAGAGTCTTTAAAGAACTATTTGACTACACACTCTATCATTTTGACGAAGAAGAGCAGTTGATGAGAACTATGAATGTTGATGAGCGTCACATCAGTAGTCATATCAAAAATCACAGATATTTTTTGGATGAAATCACCAGAATGCATGAGAGTCTATTGACGGACAGTCTAGCATATCAGATGAGTTATTAG